Proteins encoded in a region of the Acinetobacter sp. XH1741 genome:
- a CDS encoding PaaI family thioesterase, giving the protein MDSNNTAHLTMAKAFFGTNHPLFNMFNISVGAVSDGHAEMTMPFSEQLSDRKGSLHRGALVTLLDTTCGLSIFSSLRSLEPIATIDLRVDFLRRIPSAVGLKAIVDCIGRTDTVAFITGRAVAEDSGELLATVTGSFAIGTMGPSFDSNEARGE; this is encoded by the coding sequence ATGGACAGTAATAACACGGCACACCTGACCATGGCTAAGGCGTTTTTTGGTACTAATCACCCTTTATTCAATATGTTCAATATTAGTGTTGGTGCAGTGAGCGATGGTCATGCCGAGATGACGATGCCCTTCTCTGAGCAACTCTCTGACCGTAAAGGCTCACTGCATCGAGGGGCTTTGGTGACGCTGCTGGATACGACTTGCGGCTTATCTATTTTTTCGTCATTGCGGTCGTTAGAGCCGATTGCCACTATTGATTTGCGTGTCGATTTTTTGCGACGTATTCCCTCTGCGGTAGGTTTAAAGGCGATAGTGGATTGCATTGGTAGAACCGATACGGTGGCCTTTATCACGGGCCGAGCGGTTGCAGAAGACAGTGGTGAGCTACTGGCTACTGTCACTGGTTCTTTCGCAATCGGCACGATGGGACCCTCTTTTGACAGCAATGAAGCGCGAGGCGAGTGA
- a CDS encoding PaaI family thioesterase, with translation MSIVNQMSAETPPLKLCDEPFVDFLGFREEMQHGEIQYFMDFRDSHIGNPMIGTFHGGILASFGEVAAAAYLARQRGDNELPLCSTMTFDYLRPAFIGTLQAVPSIVRAGRRITTVSVQLLLDGKLVCIGRFLFTVSSK, from the coding sequence ATGAGTATAGTAAATCAGATGAGCGCGGAAACACCCCCACTAAAATTGTGTGACGAGCCTTTTGTCGATTTTCTAGGTTTTCGTGAGGAAATGCAACATGGAGAAATACAGTACTTTATGGACTTTCGTGATTCGCATATCGGCAACCCGATGATTGGCACGTTTCATGGCGGCATTCTCGCGAGTTTTGGTGAAGTGGCCGCCGCCGCCTATCTTGCCCGTCAGCGTGGTGATAATGAGCTGCCCTTATGCTCCACGATGACCTTTGATTACCTGCGGCCAGCATTTATAGGTACGTTACAGGCAGTCCCCAGTATTGTTCGTGCGGGTCGGCGCATTACGACAGTATCGGTTCAGTTACTACTTGATGGCAAGTTGGTTTGTATCGGTCGATTCCTGTTTACGGTTAGCAGCAAATAA
- a CDS encoding IS5 family transposase: protein MDSNYVKAHQHNARAATHDQEAIGLSRGSKTSKIHLAVDGYGLPIVFAITGGELHKAKAAPDLLSQVSIDAILINI, encoded by the coding sequence ATGGATAGCAATTACGTCAAGGCACATCAACATAATGCACGTGCTGCAACTCACGATCAGGAGGCGATTGGCTTAAGTCGAGGTAGCAAGACAAGTAAGATCCATCTTGCCGTAGATGGGTATGGATTACCCATCGTGTTTGCGATCACGGGTGGTGAATTACACAAAGCCAAAGCTGCACCTGACTTGCTCTCACAGGTATCTATCGATGCCATTCTGATTAACATCTGA
- a CDS encoding recombinase family protein: MGQNAAIYCRVSTNDQSCERQEYDLRAYANRCGYDVVGVWKETASGSKDERLQRKYLMTMAQSREIDAILVTELTRWGRSTVDLVQSLQDLGHFGVSLVAQTGLQFDLSTSQGKLMASVMSALAEFEGDLLRERVRSGVAAAQARGVVFGRRPGQRTKSDRLAPKVLELVSAGHSYRQVGRLVNLSKNTVLDIVKRSRSENP, encoded by the coding sequence TTGGGACAGAATGCGGCCATTTATTGCCGAGTATCAACGAACGATCAGTCCTGCGAACGACAGGAATATGACCTACGTGCCTACGCCAATCGTTGCGGCTACGATGTTGTCGGTGTTTGGAAAGAAACTGCATCAGGCAGTAAGGATGAGAGATTGCAAAGAAAATACTTGATGACCATGGCGCAATCTCGTGAAATCGATGCCATCTTGGTGACGGAATTGACACGCTGGGGCAGAAGCACCGTGGATCTCGTACAGTCATTACAAGATCTTGGGCATTTCGGGGTATCTCTGGTGGCACAAACAGGTTTGCAGTTTGACCTTTCCACATCTCAGGGAAAGCTCATGGCTTCTGTGATGTCTGCATTAGCAGAGTTTGAGGGAGATTTACTACGTGAACGTGTGCGCTCTGGTGTAGCAGCGGCACAAGCGCGGGGCGTTGTGTTTGGTCGTCGTCCTGGTCAACGTACCAAGTCAGATCGTCTGGCACCTAAAGTGTTGGAGTTGGTGTCTGCTGGACACTCTTATCGACAAGTCGGTCGGCTGGTCAATCTAAGCAAAAATACCGTGTTGGATATCGTTAAAAGAAGTCGGAGTGAAAATCCTTAG
- a CDS encoding BtrH N-terminal domain-containing protein — MTNYKTPSRITHAIGRHCGSSAIRDLLEFNGLNISEAMCFGLGSGLGVTYLEMADAPVPFLVHVRSLGFEARVFESIGIPFEWQTFESPESAATALEKCLDAGHPTLLLTDIFYLPYFNSSTHFPGHAIAAWSRNPETGAVFVTDTERPSVLSVTREALTRARFSTQPPFIHYGNMFTPTAFQGEITPEMITGVIHDNAKSLAVSGISALETWLAELSRWGATGDWHWTTRFAYQIIEKRGTGGGGFRKMYAEFLDEAVHYDASVQQYRLPLLMRACEKAWTALAMCLKSASESTNFPYAAIEEAIVAVMQAERNYTDAALAL, encoded by the coding sequence GTGACCAACTATAAGACTCCATCCCGTATCACGCACGCCATCGGGAGGCATTGTGGCAGCTCCGCAATTCGTGATTTGCTCGAGTTTAATGGGCTGAATATTTCCGAGGCCATGTGCTTTGGATTAGGCTCAGGGCTTGGCGTGACCTATTTGGAAATGGCTGACGCCCCTGTGCCATTTTTAGTGCATGTGCGGTCTTTGGGGTTTGAAGCGCGCGTATTTGAAAGTATCGGTATACCCTTTGAGTGGCAAACCTTCGAGTCACCCGAATCGGCAGCCACCGCGCTGGAGAAATGTTTGGATGCGGGTCACCCCACCCTGTTGCTGACGGATATTTTTTATTTACCTTACTTCAACAGCAGCACGCACTTTCCCGGTCACGCCATAGCCGCTTGGTCGAGAAATCCAGAGACAGGTGCGGTATTTGTCACCGATACCGAGCGTCCGAGTGTTTTGTCGGTGACGCGAGAGGCACTGACCCGCGCACGTTTTTCTACACAGCCCCCATTTATTCACTATGGCAATATGTTCACGCCCACCGCGTTTCAAGGCGAAATTACCCCCGAGATGATTACCGGTGTCATCCATGACAACGCCAAGTCATTAGCTGTGAGTGGCATATCGGCACTGGAAACATGGCTGGCCGAACTGAGTCGTTGGGGAGCCACAGGCGATTGGCACTGGACGACCCGATTTGCCTACCAAATTATTGAAAAGCGTGGCACAGGTGGCGGCGGCTTCCGCAAAATGTACGCTGAATTCCTTGATGAAGCGGTTCACTATGACGCAAGTGTACAGCAATATCGACTGCCCCTGTTAATGAGGGCTTGCGAAAAAGCATGGACGGCATTAGCCATGTGTTTGAAGTCTGCCTCGGAAAGCACAAACTTTCCATATGCCGCCATTGAAGAGGCCATTGTGGCGGTGATGCAGGCCGAACGTAATTATACAGATGCCGCCCTTGCACTTTGA
- a CDS encoding TetR/AcrR family transcriptional regulator: MLSSESTRVEVADRERVLAASAKLFREKGFERTSVREIASACGILPGSLHYRYRSKDDILVDMMRLAIERTIYRIVEATSAIQDPLKKMQSALQTHVDILMSGDDMVYVLLFEWRSVHGVAREQIIAERDRYERYWQTILDDLQSYGCIRNDVDADLLRLIGLGAINWAATWYKENGKYNLEQIADAIWQMMTRGILNPDFHEEAKNL; encoded by the coding sequence ATGTTGAGTAGTGAATCTACGCGAGTCGAAGTTGCTGACCGCGAGAGAGTATTAGCCGCTTCTGCCAAGCTGTTTCGAGAAAAGGGTTTTGAGCGTACCAGTGTGCGAGAAATTGCCAGTGCTTGTGGTATTCTTCCAGGCAGTCTGCATTACCGCTATCGTAGTAAAGACGATATTTTGGTTGATATGATGCGGCTTGCTATTGAGAGAACTATTTACAGGATTGTTGAGGCGACTTCCGCGATTCAAGATCCACTCAAAAAAATGCAATCGGCACTGCAGACACATGTCGATATCCTTATGTCGGGTGACGATATGGTTTATGTGTTGTTGTTTGAGTGGCGCTCGGTACATGGAGTCGCACGTGAGCAGATTATTGCTGAGAGAGACAGATACGAGCGATATTGGCAGACAATTCTTGATGATCTGCAGTCTTATGGTTGTATCCGAAACGATGTGGATGCAGATCTGTTAAGACTGATTGGGCTAGGAGCAATAAACTGGGCTGCCACTTGGTATAAAGAAAATGGTAAGTACAATCTTGAACAGATCGCGGATGCGATATGGCAGATGATGACAAGAGGCATCCTTAATCCAGATTTTCACGAAGAGGCAAAAAACCTGTGA
- a CDS encoding cytochrome P450 translates to MKNMQATLNQISALLPIPMHLQVKGMQVFQKVKQRVTQAQPFPDFVEKPIPDVATLKLEDIDMSNPFLYRQHQWQSYFKRLRDERPVHYQKSSPFGAFWSITRYDDIVFVDKSHELFSAEPVIVIGKPPAGLDVEMFIAMDPPKHDVQRQAVQGVVAPKNLKEMEGLIRSRVQEILDDLPLDTPFDWVERVSKEITARMLATLLDFPYEQRHKLVYWSDTLAGSAEATGGEISDNDVLFNAAADMAKQFAALWHAKAAQQAAGEPMGFDLISLMLSNDDTKDLIHRPMEFLGNLALLIVGGNDTTRNSMTGGVYALNLFPEQFVKLKNQPSLIPNMVSEIIRWQTPLAYMRRIAKQDIEMHGQTIRKGDKILMWYASGNRDERVIEQPDAFLIDRKGARNHLSFGFGVHRCMGNRLAEMQLRILWEELLLRFDNIEVLGEPELVQSNFVRGYAKMMVKLTAKA, encoded by the coding sequence ATGAAAAACATGCAAGCCACACTAAACCAAATTTCAGCCCTGCTGCCGATACCCATGCATTTACAAGTGAAAGGCATGCAGGTGTTCCAAAAGGTCAAGCAACGGGTGACACAGGCGCAACCGTTCCCTGATTTTGTAGAAAAGCCAATCCCCGATGTTGCCACGCTCAAGCTCGAAGACATCGATATGAGCAATCCGTTTTTATATCGACAGCATCAATGGCAGTCATACTTTAAGCGGCTACGCGACGAGCGTCCTGTTCATTACCAAAAAAGCAGTCCATTCGGTGCATTTTGGTCGATTACCCGTTATGACGATATTGTGTTCGTGGACAAATCCCACGAGCTGTTTTCGGCGGAACCGGTGATTGTGATTGGCAAGCCGCCCGCCGGACTGGATGTGGAAATGTTTATTGCAATGGATCCGCCTAAGCACGATGTGCAGCGTCAAGCGGTACAAGGTGTGGTCGCACCGAAAAATTTAAAAGAAATGGAAGGGCTGATCCGCAGTCGGGTACAAGAGATTTTGGATGATTTGCCGCTCGATACGCCGTTTGATTGGGTGGAGCGGGTGTCCAAAGAAATCACCGCACGCATGCTGGCGACCTTGTTAGATTTTCCGTATGAACAGCGGCACAAGCTGGTGTACTGGTCTGATACGTTGGCGGGCAGCGCAGAAGCCACGGGCGGTGAGATTAGCGACAACGATGTGCTTTTTAATGCCGCCGCTGATATGGCCAAGCAGTTTGCCGCGCTGTGGCATGCCAAGGCGGCTCAGCAAGCGGCAGGTGAGCCGATGGGATTTGATTTGATTAGCTTAATGCTGAGCAATGACGATACCAAGGATTTGATTCACCGTCCGATGGAGTTTTTGGGCAATTTGGCCTTGCTGATTGTCGGTGGGAATGACACCACGCGGAACTCCATGACCGGCGGGGTATATGCGCTGAACCTGTTTCCTGAGCAGTTTGTCAAACTGAAAAACCAACCGAGCCTGATTCCAAATATGGTGTCCGAGATCATTCGCTGGCAGACCCCACTGGCGTATATGCGTCGCATCGCCAAGCAAGACATCGAGATGCACGGCCAAACCATCCGTAAGGGCGACAAGATCTTAATGTGGTATGCCTCGGGCAATCGTGACGAGCGGGTGATTGAACAGCCAGATGCGTTTTTGATTGATCGTAAAGGTGCACGCAATCATTTGTCATTTGGCTTTGGTGTGCATCGCTGTATGGGCAATCGCTTGGCCGAGATGCAGTTGCGGATTCTGTGGGAGGAGTTATTGCTTCGCTTCGACAATATTGAGGTATTGGGTGAGCCAGAGTTGGTGCAGTCTAACTTTGTGCGCGGCTATGCCAAGATGATGGTCAAACTGACTGCCAAAGCGTAG
- a CDS encoding metal-dependent hydrolase — protein sequence MTHMINIQPRKPRFDLSDVPVFWNDGDPVLTRFFDALSIHFPDGERFFIQSVRNYQDLVTDPKLREDIKNFFRQEAQHGIVHDQYNAVMQSQGIHVEKVIARFKLFIRLSQKHLPAKYLLAMTAAFEHITAVLGEGAMEGEGEMFKNAHPAMRAMFMWHGVEEVEHKTVAFDVYETAAGGGYFTRASALIIGTLLVHAVVGSVLWHMLKIDKLQGQPLVLAKGFYRLYGPRGLITRLIPRYLDWFKPGFHPSDTEIPEKVNSWLAEYDKHQDPMEASRIVFNVPIAKAV from the coding sequence ATGACTCATATGATCAATATCCAGCCACGTAAGCCGCGGTTTGATTTAAGTGATGTTCCAGTTTTTTGGAACGACGGTGACCCGGTGTTAACACGCTTCTTTGATGCACTTTCTATTCACTTCCCCGATGGAGAGCGTTTTTTTATTCAGTCGGTGCGTAACTATCAGGATCTGGTCACAGATCCTAAACTGAGAGAAGATATCAAAAACTTTTTTCGCCAAGAAGCGCAACATGGCATTGTGCATGACCAGTATAATGCGGTGATGCAGTCGCAAGGCATTCATGTCGAAAAGGTCATCGCAAGATTCAAATTATTTATTCGGCTCTCCCAAAAACACCTGCCCGCCAAGTATCTGTTGGCCATGACAGCTGCCTTTGAACATATTACTGCTGTACTAGGCGAGGGTGCTATGGAGGGTGAGGGTGAGATGTTCAAGAATGCTCATCCCGCAATGCGTGCCATGTTCATGTGGCATGGGGTAGAAGAAGTCGAACACAAAACAGTAGCCTTTGATGTTTACGAAACAGCGGCAGGTGGGGGGTATTTCACCCGCGCATCTGCTTTGATTATCGGAACGCTACTGGTACATGCGGTGGTTGGCTCAGTTCTTTGGCATATGTTGAAAATTGACAAACTACAAGGTCAGCCATTGGTGCTTGCTAAGGGATTTTATCGCCTCTATGGACCACGTGGCCTGATTACCAGACTTATTCCACGCTATCTGGACTGGTTTAAGCCAGGTTTCCATCCTAGCGACACCGAAATCCCAGAAAAGGTTAATTCTTGGCTGGCTGAATATGATAAGCATCAAGACCCTATGGAAGCGTCACGAATTGTTTTTAATGTCCCCATTGCAAAAGCTGTATAG
- a CDS encoding 2Fe-2S iron-sulfur cluster-binding protein, which yields MGQITLIEYDGTATVLDIEAGKSLMQLAIDHGVSGIDGDCGGECACGTCHVIVDGAWLAATGQPNDEEARMLEMVPEGTASSRLACQIQLSDAMDGMVVHLPEFQM from the coding sequence ATGGGTCAAATTACATTGATCGAGTATGACGGTACCGCCACCGTACTTGACATCGAAGCGGGCAAGTCGCTGATGCAACTGGCTATCGATCACGGCGTATCCGGCATTGATGGAGATTGCGGTGGCGAATGTGCTTGTGGAACCTGTCATGTGATCGTTGACGGTGCTTGGCTGGCGGCGACAGGACAGCCCAATGACGAAGAGGCGCGCATGCTAGAGATGGTACCAGAAGGTACGGCGTCGTCTCGTTTGGCGTGCCAGATTCAATTGTCCGATGCAATGGATGGCATGGTGGTGCATTTGCCTGAGTTTCAAATGTAG
- a CDS encoding Tn3-like element ISAcsp1 family transposase, translated as MPRHSILSSTELGSLFEIPDDRAFMLQHYTLSDSDKSIVHQHRGASNKLGFAIQLCYMRYPGVILGINDEPFKPLLFMMAAQLSISVDCWNDYGQREQTRREHIAELKKVFGFKLFTLSDYRQSVNMMVDLSLQTDKGLILATTLVENLRQKSVLLPAINAIDSICAEAITSANRIIYTALTSSLSETHRQNIDALLNRKEGSKLTILGWLRQSPAKPNSKYMLEHIERLKCLQAIDLPEDIGKHVHQNRLLKIAREGGQMTPADLARFESQRRYATLVAIVVESMATITDEIIDLHDRIIGKLFAIAKNKHQQQFQSSGKAINDKVRLYGLIGKALLDAKQNGSDPFAAIETVISWDAFAASITEAEKLAQPEDFDFLPRIGESYATLRRYAPELLAILKLRAAPAAKDMLAAVELLRSMNVDNTRKIPSNAPIAFIKKRWARLVFTDDGIDRRYYEICVLSELKNSLRAGDLWVQGSRQFKDFDEYLVTADKFNQLKQSNELPLTITTDCDLYLQSRLSLLEQKLAIINRMAATNDLPDAMINQSGLKITPLDAVAPDTAQTLIDQTAMLLPHIKITELLMEVDEWTGFTRHFTHLKTDDTAKDKALLLTTILADAINLGLTKMAESCPGTTYAKLSWLQAWHIRDETYSTALAELVNAQLKQPFAENWGDGTTSSSDGQRFRAGGRAESTGHINPKYGAEPGRLFYTHISDQYAPFSSKLINVGVRDSTYVLDGLLYHESDLRIEEHYTDTAGFTDHVFALMHMLGFRFAPRIRDLGDTKLYIPKSDIDYAALKPMIGGTLNIKQIRTHWDDILRLAASIKQGTVTASLMLRKLGSYPRQNGLALALRELGRIERTLFILDWLQSVELRRRVQAGLNKGEARNALARAVFFYRLGEIRDRSFEQQRYRASGLNLVTAAIVLWNTVYLERATNALRGHGRTVDDTLLQYLSPLGWEHINLTGDYLWRSKAKIGGGKFRPLRAIEKP; from the coding sequence ATGCCGCGCCATTCTATTTTGTCGTCCACGGAATTGGGAAGCCTGTTCGAAATTCCAGATGATAGAGCTTTTATGCTTCAGCATTACACTCTGAGTGATTCTGATAAATCCATAGTCCATCAACATCGAGGGGCATCCAACAAGCTAGGCTTTGCAATTCAACTTTGCTACATGCGTTACCCTGGAGTGATATTGGGTATTAACGACGAACCATTCAAACCCTTACTTTTCATGATGGCTGCTCAACTTAGTATATCAGTGGACTGCTGGAATGATTATGGTCAGCGCGAGCAAACAAGACGAGAACATATTGCCGAATTGAAAAAAGTTTTTGGGTTCAAACTATTCACCTTGAGTGACTATCGGCAATCGGTCAATATGATGGTGGATTTGTCCCTTCAGACAGATAAAGGTCTTATTTTAGCCACAACTCTCGTTGAAAATTTACGACAAAAATCAGTCCTTTTGCCAGCTATAAATGCAATTGATAGTATTTGCGCAGAAGCAATCACATCTGCCAACCGCATAATTTATACTGCTTTGACGAGCTCACTTTCAGAAACTCATCGTCAAAATATAGATGCTTTGCTGAACCGTAAAGAGGGCAGCAAACTGACAATATTGGGGTGGCTTAGACAGTCACCAGCTAAACCAAACTCAAAGTACATGCTTGAGCACATTGAGCGGCTGAAGTGCTTACAAGCCATCGATCTACCTGAAGACATTGGAAAACACGTTCATCAAAATCGCTTACTGAAAATTGCTCGCGAAGGTGGGCAAATGACTCCTGCTGATTTGGCCAGATTTGAATCTCAACGTCGATATGCCACTTTGGTAGCAATCGTTGTGGAGAGTATGGCCACGATCACCGACGAAATTATTGACCTGCATGATCGCATTATTGGAAAGCTATTTGCTATCGCAAAAAATAAACACCAGCAACAATTTCAATCATCAGGTAAAGCGATCAACGACAAAGTGCGTTTGTATGGGCTTATCGGGAAAGCCTTGCTAGATGCCAAGCAAAATGGCAGTGATCCGTTTGCCGCCATCGAAACTGTTATTTCATGGGATGCTTTTGCAGCAAGTATTACTGAGGCAGAAAAACTGGCGCAACCCGAAGACTTTGATTTTTTACCACGAATTGGCGAGAGCTATGCAACTTTACGCCGTTACGCGCCAGAACTTCTTGCCATACTTAAATTGCGTGCTGCCCCAGCAGCAAAAGATATGCTTGCCGCTGTAGAGTTGCTCCGCAGCATGAATGTTGATAATACACGAAAAATCCCCTCTAATGCTCCAATAGCGTTTATCAAAAAACGGTGGGCAAGACTAGTCTTTACCGATGATGGTATTGATCGCCGCTATTACGAAATATGTGTGTTATCTGAACTTAAAAACTCGCTACGGGCTGGGGATCTCTGGGTACAAGGCTCTCGCCAATTCAAAGACTTCGATGAGTATTTAGTGACTGCTGATAAATTTAATCAGCTAAAACAGTCCAATGAGTTACCTCTAACCATTACTACTGATTGTGATCTATATTTGCAAAGTCGCCTTTCACTATTGGAGCAGAAATTAGCAATCATTAATCGCATGGCAGCGACCAACGATTTGCCTGATGCGATGATCAATCAATCTGGTCTAAAAATAACACCTCTCGATGCCGTGGCTCCTGATACAGCCCAAACTTTAATTGACCAAACAGCAATGCTGTTACCACATATCAAGATCACCGAATTATTAATGGAGGTCGATGAATGGACAGGCTTTACTCGACACTTCACTCATTTGAAAACGGATGACACTGCGAAGGATAAAGCGTTATTGCTCACGACCATACTGGCTGATGCAATTAATTTAGGGCTGACGAAAATGGCCGAATCATGTCCTGGTACAACTTATGCCAAACTCTCATGGCTACAGGCTTGGCATATCCGTGATGAAACTTATTCAACGGCATTGGCCGAATTGGTGAATGCTCAATTGAAACAACCTTTCGCTGAAAACTGGGGAGATGGCACTACCTCCTCATCAGATGGCCAACGCTTCCGCGCAGGTGGCAGAGCTGAAAGTACAGGACATATCAATCCAAAATATGGCGCAGAGCCTGGAAGGTTATTTTATACACACATTTCTGATCAATACGCACCATTTAGCAGTAAGCTGATCAATGTGGGCGTTCGTGATTCAACCTATGTTCTTGATGGGCTGCTGTATCACGAGTCTGATTTACGCATCGAGGAACACTACACCGATACGGCTGGATTCACCGACCATGTTTTTGCACTCATGCACATGCTAGGGTTTCGATTTGCACCACGAATTCGTGATCTGGGCGATACGAAACTCTATATTCCAAAGTCAGACATAGACTATGCCGCACTTAAACCCATGATTGGCGGCACACTGAATATCAAACAGATTCGTACTCATTGGGACGATATTTTGCGTCTGGCCGCATCAATCAAGCAAGGGACTGTCACAGCGTCGCTAATGCTACGTAAACTCGGTAGTTATCCACGACAGAATGGTTTGGCATTGGCATTACGAGAGCTGGGGCGTATTGAGCGCACACTGTTTATCTTGGATTGGTTGCAAAGCGTAGAACTACGCCGTCGGGTTCAAGCTGGATTAAATAAAGGTGAAGCCCGTAATGCATTAGCGCGCGCCGTTTTCTTTTATCGATTGGGTGAGATTCGAGATCGAAGCTTTGAGCAACAGCGTTATCGAGCCAGTGGCTTGAATCTAGTGACCGCCGCCATTGTATTGTGGAACACGGTTTATTTAGAGAGAGCGACTAACGCCCTACGAGGGCATGGTCGCACAGTCGATGATACCTTGCTGCAATATCTGTCACCGCTGGGGTGGGAGCACATCAATTTAACTGGGGATTATCTATGGCGAAGCAAAGCCAAGATAGGTGGTGGAAAATTTAGGCCATTGCGCGCAATTGAAAAACCTTAG
- a CDS encoding NAD(P)/FAD-dependent oxidoreductase, whose protein sequence is MQTIVIIGASHAAAQLAASLRPDGWQGEIVVIGDEPYLPYHRPPLSKTFLCGAQLVDELLIRPAAFYQKNQIEFRHGRVVAIDRAARSVTLQDGSTLAYDQLALCTGARVRTVSLAGSDLAGVHYLRNISDVQAIQPFVQPNGKAVVIGGGYIGLETAAALTEQGMQVVVLEAAERILQRVTAPEVSDFYTRIHREQGVTIHTGVSVTAITGEGRAQAVLCADGSMFDADLVIIGVGVVPNIELALDAGLQVDNGIVIDEYCRTSAPEIVAIGDCANAFNPIYQRRMRLESVPNANEQAKIASATLCGLQRTSKSLPWFWSDQYDLKLQIAGLSQGYDQIVIRGDVQQRRSFAAFYLQAGRLIAADCVNRPQEFMLSKKLITAGTAVDPLRLADESIAVQALMG, encoded by the coding sequence ATGCAAACAATCGTCATCATTGGCGCAAGTCATGCTGCGGCGCAGTTGGCGGCAAGTCTGCGGCCAGATGGCTGGCAGGGCGAGATTGTGGTGATCGGCGATGAGCCGTATTTGCCGTATCATCGACCGCCGTTGTCCAAGACCTTTTTATGCGGTGCACAACTGGTCGATGAGTTATTGATTCGGCCAGCCGCTTTTTATCAAAAAAATCAGATCGAATTTCGGCACGGGCGGGTGGTTGCGATTGATCGGGCAGCGCGCAGCGTGACACTACAAGATGGCAGTACGCTTGCGTATGACCAGTTGGCGCTGTGTACCGGTGCACGAGTCAGGACGGTGTCGCTGGCTGGGTCTGATTTGGCAGGTGTGCATTATCTTAGAAATATCAGCGATGTACAGGCTATCCAGCCATTTGTACAACCCAACGGCAAAGCAGTGGTGATCGGTGGTGGCTATATCGGTCTTGAAACAGCCGCCGCATTGACCGAGCAGGGCATGCAGGTGGTGGTCTTGGAAGCCGCCGAGCGGATTTTGCAGCGGGTAACTGCACCGGAAGTGTCGGACTTTTATACGCGGATTCATCGCGAACAGGGTGTGACGATTCATACCGGTGTGTCGGTCACGGCGATCACGGGTGAGGGGCGGGCGCAAGCGGTGCTGTGTGCCGATGGTTCGATGTTCGATGCAGATCTGGTGATCATCGGGGTCGGGGTTGTACCGAATATCGAGTTGGCGCTGGACGCGGGCTTGCAGGTGGACAATGGTATTGTGATTGATGAGTATTGCCGTACCAGTGCGCCAGAGATTGTGGCCATCGGGGATTGTGCCAATGCGTTTAATCCGATTTATCAGCGGCGGATGCGCTTGGAGTCGGTACCAAACGCCAATGAACAGGCCAAAATTGCCTCGGCGACCTTGTGTGGCTTACAGCGGACCTCGAAGAGTTTGCCTTGGTTTTGGTCAGATCAGTATGATCTAAAGTTGCAGATTGCGGGACTCAGTCAGGGGTATGATCAGATCGTGATTCGGGGTGATGTGCAGCAAAGGCGTAGCTTTGCAGCGTTTTATTTGCAGGCGGGTCGCCTGATTGCGGCGGATTGTGTGAATCGTCCGCAGGAGTTTATGCTAAGCAAAAAGCTGATCACGGCTGGTACGGCGGTCGATCCACTGCGGTTGGCGGATGAGTCGATTGCGGTACAGGCGTTGATGGGGTAG